The Streptomyces sp. cg36 genomic interval ATGACGACGGGCGCGTCACTGGTGGAGGCGGCGCGGGCCGTCGAGGCGGCCATGGGTGAGAGTGCCGGGGCGGCCGGCGGCTTACCAGTCCCGGCAATTGCGGGATTCGCACAGCCGGGTGTGGTGGCTGCGGTTGTTGCCTCCTCTCCGGCATCTTTCGAAATAAACCGGAACTGACAGCGAACTTCCATCGTTGCAGGTAGTGAGAGGGTGGAAACACCTGAACGGAGGTACGTGCGGGTAGCGGGTGCCGACATCCGCCCGAGCGAGCTATGTTCGGTTGTGAGGAATGGCGACAGCTAGCCCTCGCGAATGCACGTCCTCGCTTCTGGGTATTTCCCCGACCCTGAAGTCGGTGGGGTGGCGATCTTCCCCACGGGGGAGGAGGAGGTGAAAGTCGCCCAGTCCGGGACTCCGGTGCCACCGGAGTCTGGTGCAAGAGGGAGATGCTCCGCGATGAAGGCGGAGCGATCCGGGAACGGAGTTCTGCGTGGACATCGTCGTCAAGGGCCGCAAGACCGAGGTACCCGAGCGGTTCCGCAAGCACGTGGCCGAGAAGCTGAAGCTGGAGAAGATCCAGAAGCTCGACGGCAAGGTGATCAGCCTCGACGTCGAGGTGTCCAAGGAACACAACCCGCGGCAGGCAGACCGTTCCGACCGCGTGGAGATCACGCTTCACTCGCGTGGCCCGGTGATCCGGGCGGAGGCGGCGGCAGGCGACCCGTACGCAGCCCTCGACCTGGCCCACAGCAAGCTGGAGGCGCGGCTGCGCAAGCAGCACGACAAGCGCCACACCCGGCGGGGCAACGGGCGGCTGTCGGCCGCCGAGGTCGCGGACGTGGTGCCGGGCGCGGCCCAGCTGAACGGAAACGGCGAGCCCGTGGGCACAGCAGCCGAAGAGGGCGTTCCCACCACCCGGATGGGATCGCTGGAGGTACAGGGCGAAGGCCCGCTCGTGGTCCGCGAGAAGACCCATGTCGCGGCACCGATGACGCTCGACCAGGCGCTCTACGAGATGGAGCTGGTCGGGCACGACTTCTATCTGTTCGTCGACTCGGAGACGAAGATGCCCAGTGTCGTCTACCGGCGGCACGCCTACGACTACGGCGTGATCCACGTGGAGAGCGACCCGCTCGCCGGTGAGGACGCGAGCGGCGCCGGCGGGGCGCTGGGCGGATGACCGGGGGAACGGCGCGCTGAACGGAGCCGTGCGGCGCGCCGTATCCCAGTGCGGTGGTGCCCCTGGAGCAGTTGTGCGCCCCCAGGGGCACCAGCGTGCGCCCACTGGACCACCGCTCTGTCGGCCGGGCATGAAATCATGGCGTCGCACGCCAACCGCTGCTCCCTGGAGCGGGGTTGGCGCAGCCATACCAACTCGGGCCATGGCCTTCAGGGGGAGGAACGATGGCAGACAGCTTCGGGCCGGTGCACGACGGGTCGGCCCCGGACGGTTCTGACGGGGCTCCCACCGGCATGGAAGCGGCCGGATCGCGCAGGGAGCCGATCCGGGTGCTGGTCGTCGACGACCACGCGCTGTTCCGCCGAGGGCTGGAGATCGTGCTGGCCGCGGAGGAGGACATCCAGGTCGTCGGCGAGGCGGGCGACGGCGCGGAGGCCGTGGACAAGGCCGCGGACCTGCTGCCCGACATCGTCCTGATGGACGTGCGGATGCCCCGGCGCGGCGGGATCGAGGCGTGCACCTCCATCAAGGAGGTGGCGCCCAGCGCGAAGATCATCATGCTGACGATCAGCGACGAGGAGGCGGACCTCTACGACGCGATCAAGGCGGGCGCCACGGGCTATCTCCTCAAGGAGATCTCCACGGACGAGGTGGCGACCGCGATCCGGGCGGTGGCCGACGGGCAGTCGCAGATCAGTCCGTCGATGGCGTCGAAGCTGCTCACCGAGTTCAAGTCGATGATCCAGCGCACCGACGAGCGCCGGCTGGTGCCCGCGCCCCGGCTGACCGACCGCGAGCTCGAAGTGCTCAAACTGGTCGCCACGGGGATGAACAACCGGGACATCGCCAAGGAGCTGTTCATCTCGGAGAACACCGTGAAGAACCACGTCCGCAACATCCTGGAGAAGCTGCAACTGCACTCCAGGATGGAGGCGGTGGTCTACGCGATGCGCGAGAAGATCCTGGAGATCCGCTAGCGGCCCGCCGCCTCAGAGCGCCGCGAGCGCCGCCGTCAGCTCGCGGGCGAGGCCCGGGGTGTCGGCCCGCTCGATCCGTACGGCGTCGCAGCCCACCCAGCGCGCCGCCTCCCACAGGGCCTGCGCCATCGGCGCAATGGCCTTCGGCGACTCCAGGGAGACCTGCTTGGCCACCAGGGTGCGGCCCTCGCGGGCGGGGTCGGCGCGGCCGAGCAGCCTGCCGCCCGCCAGCAGCGGCATCGCGAAGTACCCGTACACCCGCTTCGGCTTGGGCGTGTACGCCTCCAGGCGGTGGCTGAAGCCGAAGATGCGCTCGGTGCGCGCCCGGTCCCAGATCAGGGAGTCGAACGGCGAGAGCAGCGTCGTACGGTGACGGCCGCGCGGCTCGGTGGCCAGCGCCTCCGGGTCCGCCCAGGCGGCCTTGTCCCAGCCCTGGACCGTGACCGGCACCAGGCCGGAGTCCGCGATCACCGCATCCACCTGCTCGCCCTTGAGGCGGTGGTAGTCCGCGATGTCCGCACGGGTCCCCACCCCCAGGGAGCGGCCCGCGAGCCGCACCAGGCGGCGCAGGCACTCGGCGTCGTCCAGCTCGTCGTGGCGCACGGCCTCCGGGACGGCGCGCTCGGCCAGGTCGTACACCCGCTTCCAGCCGCGTCGTTCGGTGCAGACCACCTCGCCGTACATCAGCGCGCGCTCGACGGCGACCTTGGAGGCCGACCAGTCCCACCACTCGCCCTTGTTCTTGGCGCCGCCCAAGTCCGTCGCGGTCAGCGGGCCTTCGGCCCGCAGCTGCTTGATCACCTGCTCGTACGAACCGTCCGGCAGGTCGTGGTTCCAGTGCGGGCGGGAGCGGTAGGCGCGGCGGCGGAAGGCGAAGTGCGGCCACTCCTCCATGGGCAGGACGCAGGCCGCGTGCGACCAGTACTCGAAGGCGTGGCCGTCCTTCCAGTACGCCTCGTCCACCGCCTTGCGGCCGACCGCGCCCAGCCGTGCGTAGGGAATCAGCTCGTGGGAGCGGGCGAGCACGGAGATGGTGTCGAGCTGGACCGCGCCCAGGTGCCGCAGCACGCCCCGCACCCCGCCCCGGCGGTCGGGGGCGCCCATGAAGCCCTGGGCGCGCAGGGCGATGCGGCGGGCCTCGTCGGCGGAGAGTTCGGCAGCGGGGCGCGGCAGGCTGGTCATGCTCCGCACGATAGACGGCGGCACTGACAACGGGCCGGGCGCCCGATCCGCCCGCGCCCGCCCCCACCCGCGAGCGCGGGGTTCGCCGGGCATCACCGGGACCGAGCTGGCCCTGTCCTGTCCCCCACCCGCGAGCGCGGGGTTCGCGGCCCGGGCCGCAGCCGCTCGATCCGCCCGCACGCGTACGTGCCCGCAGCCGCTCGATCCGCGGGCACGCGTACGTGCCCGCGGACGGGCAAGCGCAGAGGTCAGGCCCGGACCCTCGCCGCCGTGCGTGCGCCCCTACCCGCGGGCGGGCAGGTACGCGCGCGCGGTGGGCAGGTTCAGGTCGCTCGGCAGGAGGCTGCCGATCCAGCCGTCGCGGCGGGAGCCGCCGTGGACGAGGGAGGCGCGCAGGGTGCCCTCCATGGTGAAGCCGACCTTCTCGGCCACCGCGCGCGAGGCCGCGTTGCCGACCTCGGCGCGCCACTCCAGGCGCTCGACGCCCACCGCGGCGAAGGCCCAGCGGGCCGCCGCCACCGACGCCTCCGTCATGAGGCCGCGGCCCCGGTGCTCCTTGGCCGCCCAGAAGCCCAGCTCCGCGACGCCGTCACCGCGCCGGGTCACCGAGACCATCGCCACCAGGGCGCCCTCGGCGGCGGTGCCGGTGGTGAGGGACGTCTCACGCAGCCGTACGGCGAAGGTGTAGTCCGAGTCGTCCCGCCAGCCGTTCGGCCCGTAGGTCGCGGTGAAGGCTTCGGCGTGCGCGCGCAGGTAGGGCGAGGGCACGGTGGTCCACCGCTGGATCTCGGGGTCCTGGCAGGCCGCGTACGCGGCGTCGGCGTCCTGCGGGCCGACGGGACGCAGGAGCAGGCGCTCGGTGCTGAGGGTGACAGGTTCCATCGGCCGATTCTCCGTGCGGGAGGCGAACCCGCGCCAGGGCTTTTCGTCCGTTCCCGGCACCTTCCGGGCCCGCTGTCCGTTGTCGTCATGGCAGACCTCCCGGCGCGGGCGGGTCCTCGCATACGATGGCCGTTGCCCAGAAGTAATCAACCGTACTCGACCGCGCCAGGCCCGACCGGCAAGGAGACCAACCCCCGTGTCCGTCCTCTCAAAGCTCATGCGTGCAGGCGAAGGCAAGATCCTGCGCAAGCTGCACCGCATCGCGGACCAGGTCAACTCCATCGAAGAGGACTTCGTGAACCTCTCCGACGCCGAGCTCCGTGCCCTCACCGGCGAGTACAAGGAGCGGTACGCGAACGGGGAGAGCCTGGACGACCTGCTCCCGGAAGCCTTCGCCACCGTCCGCGAGGCGGCCAAGCGCGTCCTCGGACAGCGCCACTACGACGTCCAGATGATGGGCGGCGCGGCGCTCCACCTCGGCTATGTCGCCGAGATGAAGACCGGTGAGGGCAAGACCCTCGTCGGCACCCTCCCGGCCTATCTGAACGCCCTGTCCGGCAAGGGCGTCCACCTGATCACGGTCAACGACTACCTGGCCGAGCGCGACTCCGAGATGATGGGGCGCGTCCACAAGTTCCTCGGTCTGGAGGTCGGCTGCATCCTGGCCAACATGTCGCCCGCCGAGCGCCGCGCGCAGTACGCCTGCGACATCACGTACGGAACGAACAACGAGTTCGGCTTCGACTACCTGCGCGACAACATGGCGTGGTCCCAGGACGAGCTCGTCCAGCGCGGCCACAACTTCGCGATCGTCGACGAGGTCGACTCGATCCTGGTCGACGAGGCGCGTACGCCGCTGATCATCTCCGGCCCGGCCGACCAGGCCACCAAGTGGTACGGCGACTTCGCCAAGCTGGTGACGCGCCTCACCAAGGGTGAGGCGGGCAACCCGCTCAAGGGCATCGAGGAGACCGGCGACTACGAGGTCGACGAGAAGAAGCGCACCGTCGCCATCCACGAGCCCGGCGTCGCCAAGGTCGAGGACTGGCTGGGCATCGACAACCTCTACGAGTCGGTGAACACCCCGCTCGTCGGTTACCTGAACAACGCCATCAAGGCGAAGGAACTGTTCAAGAAGGACAAGGACTACGTCGTCATGGACGGCGAAGTCATGATCGTCGACGAGCACACCGGCCGTATCCTCGCCGGCCGCCGCTACAACGAGGGCATGCACCAGGCGATCGAGGCGAAGGAAGGGGTGGACATCAAGGACGAGAACCAGACGCTCGCCACGATCACCCTGCAGAACTTCTTCCGCCTCTACAAGCGCCACGACCAGGACGGCAAGGAAGAGCCCGGTCTGTCCGGCATGACCGGTACGGCGATGACCGAGGCCGCCGAGTTCCACCAGATCTACAAGCTCGGCGTGGTCCCGATCCCGACCAACCGCCCGATGGTCCGCAAGGACCAGTCCGACCTGATCTACCGCACCGAGGTCGCGAAGTTCGAGGCGGTCGTCGACGACATCGCGGACAAGCACGACAAGGGCCAGCCGATCCTGGTCGGCACCACCTCGGTCGAGAAGTCCGAGTACCTCTCGCAGCAGCTCTCCAAGCGCGGCATCCAGCACGAGGTGCTGAACGCCAAGCAGCACGACCGGGAGGCGACGATCGTCGCCCAGGCCGGCCGCAAGGGCGCCGTCACGGTCGCCACGAACATGGCCGGCCGAGGCACCGACATCAAGCTCGGCGGCAACCCGGACGACCTCGCCGAGGCGGAGCTGCGCCAGCGCGGTCTGGACCCGGTGGAGCACGTCGAGGAGTGGGCGCAGGCGCTGCCCGCCGCCCTGGAGAAGGCCGAGCAGGCCGTCAAGGCGGAGTTCGAAGAGGTCAAGGAGCTCGGCGGCCTCTACGTGCTGGGCACCGAGCGGCACGAGTCGCGCCGCATCGACAACCAGCTGCGCGGTCGTTCCGGCCGTCAGGGCGACCCGGGCGAGTCCCGCTTCTACCTGTCGCTCGGCGACGACCTGATGCGGCTGTTCAAGGCCCAGATGGTCGAGCGTGTGATGTCGATGGCCAATGTGCCCGACGACGTGCCGATCGAGAACAAGATGGTCACGCGCGCGATCGCGTCCGCCCAGTCGCAGGTCGAGCAGCAGAACTTCGAGACGCGCAAGAACGTCCTGAAGTACGACGAGGTGCTCAACCGCCAGCGCGAGGTCATCTACGGCGAGCGCCGCCGCGTCCTGGAGGGCGAGGACCTGCACGAGCAGGTGCAGCACTTCATGGACGACACCATCGACGCCTACATCCAGGCCGAGACCGTCGAGGGCTTCGCCGAGGAGTGGGACCTGGACCGGCTGTGGGGCGCCTTCAAGCAGCTCTACCCGGTGAAGGTCACCGTGGAGGAGCTGGAGGAGGCGGCGGGCGACCGCGCGGGCATCACCGCCGAGTTCATCGCCGAGTCCATCAAGGACGACGTCCACGAGCAGTACGCCGCGCGCGAGGAGCAGCTCGGCTCGGACATCATGCGTGAGCTGGAGCGCCGGGTCGTGCTGTCGGTCCTGGACCGCAAGTGGCGCGAGCACCTCTACGAGATGGACTACCTCCAGGAGGGCATCGGCCTGCGGGCGATGGCGCAGAAGGACCCGCTGGTCGAGTACCAGCGCGAGGGCTTCGACATGTTCAACGCCATGATGGACGGCATCAAGGAGGAGTCCGTCGGCTACCTGTTCAACCTGGAGGTCCAGGTCGAGCAGCAGGTCGAGGAGGTCCCGGTGGAGGACGCCGCGCCGTCCGACAGGCCGTCGCTGGAGAAGGAGCCGGCGGGCGCCCGTCCGGAGATCCGGGCCAAGGGCCTGGACGCCCCGCAGCGCCCGGACCG includes:
- the raiA gene encoding ribosome-associated translation inhibitor RaiA, which gives rise to MDIVVKGRKTEVPERFRKHVAEKLKLEKIQKLDGKVISLDVEVSKEHNPRQADRSDRVEITLHSRGPVIRAEAAAGDPYAALDLAHSKLEARLRKQHDKRHTRRGNGRLSAAEVADVVPGAAQLNGNGEPVGTAAEEGVPTTRMGSLEVQGEGPLVVREKTHVAAPMTLDQALYEMELVGHDFYLFVDSETKMPSVVYRRHAYDYGVIHVESDPLAGEDASGAGGALGG
- a CDS encoding response regulator; the encoded protein is MADSFGPVHDGSAPDGSDGAPTGMEAAGSRREPIRVLVVDDHALFRRGLEIVLAAEEDIQVVGEAGDGAEAVDKAADLLPDIVLMDVRMPRRGGIEACTSIKEVAPSAKIIMLTISDEEADLYDAIKAGATGYLLKEISTDEVATAIRAVADGQSQISPSMASKLLTEFKSMIQRTDERRLVPAPRLTDRELEVLKLVATGMNNRDIAKELFISENTVKNHVRNILEKLQLHSRMEAVVYAMREKILEIR
- a CDS encoding winged helix-turn-helix domain-containing protein, producing the protein MTSLPRPAAELSADEARRIALRAQGFMGAPDRRGGVRGVLRHLGAVQLDTISVLARSHELIPYARLGAVGRKAVDEAYWKDGHAFEYWSHAACVLPMEEWPHFAFRRRAYRSRPHWNHDLPDGSYEQVIKQLRAEGPLTATDLGGAKNKGEWWDWSASKVAVERALMYGEVVCTERRGWKRVYDLAERAVPEAVRHDELDDAECLRRLVRLAGRSLGVGTRADIADYHRLKGEQVDAVIADSGLVPVTVQGWDKAAWADPEALATEPRGRHRTTLLSPFDSLIWDRARTERIFGFSHRLEAYTPKPKRVYGYFAMPLLAGGRLLGRADPAREGRTLVAKQVSLESPKAIAPMAQALWEAARWVGCDAVRIERADTPGLARELTAALAAL
- a CDS encoding GNAT family N-acetyltransferase, which produces MEPVTLSTERLLLRPVGPQDADAAYAACQDPEIQRWTTVPSPYLRAHAEAFTATYGPNGWRDDSDYTFAVRLRETSLTTGTAAEGALVAMVSVTRRGDGVAELGFWAAKEHRGRGLMTEASVAAARWAFAAVGVERLEWRAEVGNAASRAVAEKVGFTMEGTLRASLVHGGSRRDGWIGSLLPSDLNLPTARAYLPARG
- the secA gene encoding preprotein translocase subunit SecA, with the translated sequence MSVLSKLMRAGEGKILRKLHRIADQVNSIEEDFVNLSDAELRALTGEYKERYANGESLDDLLPEAFATVREAAKRVLGQRHYDVQMMGGAALHLGYVAEMKTGEGKTLVGTLPAYLNALSGKGVHLITVNDYLAERDSEMMGRVHKFLGLEVGCILANMSPAERRAQYACDITYGTNNEFGFDYLRDNMAWSQDELVQRGHNFAIVDEVDSILVDEARTPLIISGPADQATKWYGDFAKLVTRLTKGEAGNPLKGIEETGDYEVDEKKRTVAIHEPGVAKVEDWLGIDNLYESVNTPLVGYLNNAIKAKELFKKDKDYVVMDGEVMIVDEHTGRILAGRRYNEGMHQAIEAKEGVDIKDENQTLATITLQNFFRLYKRHDQDGKEEPGLSGMTGTAMTEAAEFHQIYKLGVVPIPTNRPMVRKDQSDLIYRTEVAKFEAVVDDIADKHDKGQPILVGTTSVEKSEYLSQQLSKRGIQHEVLNAKQHDREATIVAQAGRKGAVTVATNMAGRGTDIKLGGNPDDLAEAELRQRGLDPVEHVEEWAQALPAALEKAEQAVKAEFEEVKELGGLYVLGTERHESRRIDNQLRGRSGRQGDPGESRFYLSLGDDLMRLFKAQMVERVMSMANVPDDVPIENKMVTRAIASAQSQVEQQNFETRKNVLKYDEVLNRQREVIYGERRRVLEGEDLHEQVQHFMDDTIDAYIQAETVEGFAEEWDLDRLWGAFKQLYPVKVTVEELEEAAGDRAGITAEFIAESIKDDVHEQYAAREEQLGSDIMRELERRVVLSVLDRKWREHLYEMDYLQEGIGLRAMAQKDPLVEYQREGFDMFNAMMDGIKEESVGYLFNLEVQVEQQVEEVPVEDAAPSDRPSLEKEPAGARPEIRAKGLDAPQRPDRLHFSAPTVDGEGGVVEGDFDNGDEPARSEADGMTRAERRKAQKGVAGRRRKK